In one window of Paenarthrobacter nicotinovorans DNA:
- a CDS encoding carbohydrate ABC transporter permease codes for MTTALHAPIRRKAASTPGRRNWGYTALALFFLAIMLFPVYWMVNASLQPNGTTLETSWIPLKPDFTGYATAISEQAGNLGTSLIISLGSVALSLAIAAPAAYALAYFKVRGAGIVLFAILISQMIPGIVVANALYTAYNDLGLLNSIPGLILADSAHGIPFAILIIRAFMNGMPSSVIEAARVDGAGHLRAFWSIVLPLSRNSLITAGLFTFLFAWSDFLFALTLTTTEAVRPVTLGIFQYIGAYVNDWSSVMATAVLASIPAIVLLVAAQKYIAAGTTGGAVK; via the coding sequence ATGACAACCGCACTGCATGCACCCATACGCCGCAAGGCAGCAAGCACCCCGGGCCGCAGGAACTGGGGCTACACGGCGCTGGCCCTGTTCTTCCTGGCCATCATGCTCTTCCCCGTGTACTGGATGGTCAACGCTTCGCTCCAGCCCAACGGCACCACCCTGGAGACCTCCTGGATCCCGTTGAAACCCGATTTCACCGGCTACGCCACGGCCATCAGCGAACAGGCAGGGAACCTCGGGACGAGCCTGATCATCTCGCTGGGCAGCGTGGCATTAAGCCTTGCCATCGCGGCCCCGGCCGCGTACGCCTTGGCCTATTTCAAGGTCCGCGGCGCCGGAATAGTCCTTTTCGCGATCCTGATCAGCCAGATGATTCCGGGGATCGTGGTGGCCAACGCCCTGTACACCGCGTACAACGACCTCGGTTTGCTCAACTCCATCCCCGGCCTGATACTCGCGGATTCGGCGCACGGCATTCCCTTCGCGATCCTCATTATCCGCGCCTTCATGAACGGCATGCCGTCCTCGGTGATCGAAGCGGCACGGGTGGACGGCGCCGGACATCTCCGGGCGTTCTGGTCGATCGTCCTTCCGCTGAGCCGAAACTCGCTGATTACCGCGGGCCTGTTCACGTTCCTGTTCGCGTGGAGCGATTTCCTGTTCGCCCTCACCCTGACCACCACGGAGGCCGTCCGGCCGGTCACGTTGGGCATCTTCCAGTACATCGGCGCGTATGTGAACGACTGGAGTTCGGTCATGGCGACGGCGGTACTCGCCTCCATCCCGGCCATCGTCCTTTTGGTCGCGGCCCAGAAATACATCGCCGCGGGGACCACCGGCGGCGCGGTCAAGTAG
- a CDS encoding LysR family transcriptional regulator encodes MLNDEARDLYDLRRLALLVEVVEQGSITAAADTMMYTPSAVSQQLRKLEQEVGQPLLNRRSRGVVPTEAGQVLAGHARKIVGQIRAAQSDLDQIAGLRRGSLTIGTFPTLAGSFLPVVIRAFKKRYPAISLSVRSARFDELVSDLESGVTGLCLLWDYPWNPFEDDSIRTTEVFQESTVILVAKGHPLADRDEVTMGELRKESWIVRADAHPVVEVLQRSAHDAGFEPTIGFLANDYQEAQAMVSVGMGVAMVPKTAVALQHPDVRVLGLGAGAPLRRVLLAQRQDKVYAPAEVAFHTTLLEIARERAGEYL; translated from the coding sequence ATGCTTAACGATGAAGCCCGTGATTTATATGATCTCCGCAGGCTCGCCTTGCTCGTGGAGGTTGTCGAGCAGGGATCCATCACTGCCGCGGCAGACACCATGATGTACACCCCGTCGGCAGTATCGCAGCAATTGCGCAAGCTCGAGCAAGAGGTGGGGCAGCCGCTGCTGAACCGACGCTCCCGTGGTGTGGTTCCCACCGAAGCCGGCCAAGTACTGGCAGGCCATGCGCGGAAGATCGTCGGGCAGATCCGGGCAGCACAGTCGGACCTGGACCAGATCGCGGGTCTGCGGCGGGGGTCCCTGACGATTGGTACCTTTCCCACGCTCGCGGGATCTTTCCTCCCCGTGGTGATCCGCGCCTTCAAGAAGAGGTACCCGGCCATCAGCCTGTCGGTTCGAAGTGCCCGGTTCGATGAGTTGGTTTCGGACCTCGAGTCCGGAGTAACAGGCCTCTGCCTGCTCTGGGACTACCCTTGGAACCCCTTCGAAGACGACTCCATCAGGACCACCGAGGTTTTCCAGGAGAGCACCGTCATCCTCGTCGCCAAAGGACATCCGTTGGCCGACCGTGACGAAGTAACCATGGGCGAACTCAGGAAAGAGTCGTGGATTGTCCGCGCTGATGCCCACCCCGTAGTGGAGGTTCTCCAGCGGTCCGCACACGACGCCGGCTTTGAACCCACCATTGGTTTCCTGGCCAATGACTACCAGGAAGCCCAAGCCATGGTGAGCGTCGGAATGGGCGTAGCCATGGTGCCCAAGACAGCTGTGGCGCTTCAGCATCCCGACGTCAGGGTCCTGGGCCTTGGCGCCGGCGCGCCCCTGCGACGCGTACTGCTGGCCCAACGTCAGGACAAGGTGTACGCACCGGCAGAAGTGGCGTTCCACACCACGCTTCTTGAGATTGCCCGCGAGCGGGCCGGCGAGTACCTCTGA
- a CDS encoding SLC13 family permease has translation MAKTIYQPAPDAESDIKDESSKRPTTRRRILLVTVAASVILGLVAILFGGALFNPAATPESEPTMTATQIIPLVILVVMFVVATKWPLNIGVMGLVASFGVGYFMLGMSDKEILADFPANIVITIIGVTYFFSMAQRNGTVDIIVQTCVRLVRGKTLLLPWVFFLLAAALTSLGTFSPAAVALLAPAAIGLAYESRIHPVLMGAFIINGAHAGGFSPLSVAGVLVHDIAVKNGFPISQGALFGASFALNLILSILTVVLFALLGKLRDGAAGQHADLDTTRTARPHGQQLLTLALIAAMLVCALGFHMPIGFVALSAGLLLALVNIKEHRTFIGGVSWSTVLLVAGMITYVSLLQHVGVIDTLAEQALALGAPLLIALVLCYVIGVGSAFASSTALLTAFIPLAGPLLATSSLSASGTVAALAIAATVVDVSPFSTDGALVVANAREDDRQRVYKQLMAYAGGVVLVAPALAWALLVPTGIM, from the coding sequence ATGGCTAAGACTATTTACCAACCAGCTCCCGACGCCGAGAGCGATATCAAGGACGAGAGTTCCAAGCGTCCCACTACGCGCCGCCGTATCCTGCTGGTAACGGTTGCCGCTTCCGTCATCCTGGGTCTGGTCGCCATCCTGTTCGGGGGTGCCCTGTTCAACCCGGCGGCCACCCCGGAATCGGAGCCGACCATGACCGCCACGCAGATCATCCCGCTGGTCATACTCGTGGTGATGTTCGTTGTCGCCACGAAGTGGCCTTTGAACATCGGAGTGATGGGGCTGGTAGCCTCCTTCGGCGTCGGCTACTTCATGCTTGGCATGAGCGACAAGGAAATCCTTGCTGACTTCCCCGCCAACATCGTCATCACCATCATTGGCGTGACGTACTTCTTCAGCATGGCCCAGCGCAACGGCACCGTCGACATCATCGTCCAGACCTGCGTCCGGCTGGTCCGGGGCAAAACCCTGCTGCTGCCCTGGGTGTTCTTCCTTCTGGCCGCAGCCCTGACGTCACTGGGCACCTTCTCCCCCGCCGCCGTCGCCCTGCTGGCCCCAGCAGCGATCGGACTGGCCTACGAATCACGCATCCACCCCGTCCTGATGGGCGCCTTCATCATCAACGGCGCCCACGCGGGTGGATTCTCCCCGCTGTCCGTGGCCGGCGTCCTGGTTCACGACATCGCAGTGAAGAACGGCTTCCCCATCTCGCAGGGTGCGCTCTTCGGGGCAAGCTTCGCGCTCAACCTCATCCTTTCCATCCTCACCGTGGTTCTGTTCGCCCTGCTCGGAAAGCTCCGCGACGGCGCGGCCGGCCAGCACGCCGACCTCGACACGACGCGCACTGCACGCCCCCACGGCCAGCAGCTCCTCACGCTTGCACTGATTGCCGCCATGCTCGTCTGCGCCTTGGGCTTCCACATGCCCATCGGCTTCGTGGCGCTTTCCGCCGGACTTCTGCTGGCCCTGGTCAACATCAAGGAACACCGGACCTTCATCGGCGGGGTCTCCTGGTCGACCGTTCTTCTGGTCGCAGGCATGATCACCTACGTCTCACTGCTCCAGCACGTGGGTGTCATTGACACCCTCGCCGAACAAGCGCTCGCGCTCGGGGCACCGCTGCTCATCGCACTGGTCCTCTGCTACGTGATCGGCGTCGGTTCAGCTTTCGCCTCTTCCACCGCCCTCCTCACGGCTTTCATTCCTTTGGCCGGACCACTGCTGGCAACAAGCTCGCTCAGCGCCTCAGGGACGGTGGCAGCCCTTGCCATTGCGGCAACCGTGGTGGACGTGTCCCCCTTCTCCACTGACGGAGCACTGGTTGTGGCCAACGCCCGTGAAGACGACCGCCAGCGCGTCTACAAGCAGCTCATGGCCTACGCGGGCGGCGTGGTCCTCGTCGCCCCGGCCCTGGCCTGGGCACTGCTGGTACCGACCGGAATCATGTAG
- a CDS encoding ThuA domain-containing protein has product MSDIKPIRVTVWSENRHEKRDELVAKRYPEGMHGAIKAGIEENLGSAVEVRTATLDDPDHGLTEEVLANTDVLTWWGHMSHADVDDDIVERVHRHVLAGMGLIVLHSGHWSKIFTKLMGTTCTLRWRSEQDRELVWTVDPTHPIAKGIPHPIEIPQQEMYGEFFDIPTPEELVFISSFSGGEVFRSGCTFRRGHGKIFFFSPGDQDYPVYHHKDIRKVIANAVEWAVTDRPERAVPELLRYDTNDFFNGKSYQGANA; this is encoded by the coding sequence ATGTCTGACATCAAGCCCATCCGCGTCACCGTGTGGAGCGAGAACCGGCACGAGAAGCGCGACGAACTGGTCGCGAAGCGCTACCCCGAGGGAATGCACGGCGCCATCAAGGCAGGTATCGAGGAGAACCTGGGCTCCGCCGTCGAGGTCCGGACCGCAACCTTGGACGACCCCGATCACGGCCTCACCGAGGAAGTCCTCGCCAACACCGACGTCCTCACCTGGTGGGGCCACATGTCCCATGCAGACGTCGACGACGACATCGTCGAACGCGTCCACCGGCACGTCCTGGCCGGCATGGGGCTGATCGTGCTGCACTCGGGCCACTGGTCCAAGATCTTCACTAAGCTCATGGGCACCACCTGCACCCTGCGTTGGCGCTCGGAACAGGACCGTGAACTCGTGTGGACCGTGGACCCCACCCACCCCATCGCCAAGGGAATTCCGCACCCCATCGAGATACCCCAGCAGGAAATGTATGGCGAGTTCTTCGACATCCCCACCCCCGAGGAACTCGTGTTCATCAGCTCGTTCAGCGGCGGCGAGGTGTTCCGTTCCGGGTGCACGTTCCGTCGGGGCCACGGCAAGATCTTCTTCTTCAGCCCCGGTGACCAGGACTACCCCGTCTACCACCACAAGGACATCCGAAAGGTGATCGCCAACGCCGTCGAATGGGCCGTCACCGACCGCCCGGAACGCGCCGTCCCGGAACTGCTCCGCTACGACACCAACGACTTCTTCAACGGCAAGAGCTACCAGGGAGCCAACGCGTGA
- a CDS encoding homoserine dehydrogenase yields MTTYNLALIGFGGVNRALAELIRDEPGRFASLGFELRVVAITDLAFGSLVQGEGIDLASVLAMPRGSTFEGLPGGSPDPRNEDVIKNSPADIVVEATFTSPVDGEPAVSHVKWALESGKHVVTTNKGPVALHGQELRTLAAENGVRFEYEGAVMSGTPVIRLAHKMLGGLELNAVQGILNGTSNYVLGRMEAGLGLDEAISEAQALGYAEADPTADIGGSDVRLKVAILANELLGASIRPGDVETTGIQDITSDDVTQALAGGSRWKLIGEARREEDGRIVATVQPVALPADHPLAGISGATNAVSFTTDLLGAVTVSGPGAGRVETAYALISDIIAVDEFAKGAVRA; encoded by the coding sequence GTGACGACGTACAACCTGGCCCTGATTGGTTTCGGAGGCGTGAACCGCGCCCTGGCCGAGCTGATCCGCGATGAACCCGGACGATTCGCTTCCCTCGGCTTCGAGCTCCGTGTCGTAGCGATCACCGACCTGGCTTTTGGTTCGCTTGTCCAAGGTGAGGGCATCGATCTGGCCTCGGTTCTGGCCATGCCGCGAGGCTCGACCTTCGAGGGTCTCCCCGGCGGCAGCCCGGACCCGCGAAACGAGGATGTCATCAAGAACAGCCCGGCCGACATCGTCGTCGAAGCAACTTTCACCAGTCCCGTTGACGGGGAACCCGCCGTTTCGCATGTGAAGTGGGCCCTTGAGTCGGGCAAGCATGTGGTGACCACCAACAAGGGTCCTGTGGCCTTGCACGGCCAGGAACTTCGCACACTAGCAGCCGAGAACGGCGTCCGCTTCGAGTACGAAGGCGCTGTCATGAGCGGAACACCCGTCATCCGTCTGGCGCACAAGATGCTCGGAGGTCTGGAACTGAACGCGGTTCAGGGGATCCTGAACGGGACCAGCAACTACGTGCTTGGCCGCATGGAAGCCGGATTGGGCCTGGATGAAGCCATTTCCGAAGCCCAGGCTCTCGGTTATGCCGAGGCTGATCCGACCGCCGACATTGGAGGCTCCGATGTCCGGTTGAAGGTCGCGATCCTGGCCAACGAATTGCTGGGGGCAAGCATCCGCCCCGGCGATGTGGAGACCACCGGTATCCAGGACATCACCAGCGACGACGTTACCCAGGCCTTGGCGGGCGGCTCCCGGTGGAAGCTGATCGGCGAGGCACGCCGTGAAGAAGATGGCCGCATCGTCGCTACCGTCCAGCCCGTAGCCCTCCCGGCGGATCACCCGTTGGCTGGCATTTCCGGTGCCACCAATGCAGTGTCCTTCACCACCGACCTGCTCGGTGCAGTTACCGTGTCCGGCCCGGGCGCTGGTCGCGTCGAAACCGCCTACGCCCTCATTTCAGACATCATCGCCGTCGACGAATTCGCCAAAGGAGCCGTCCGTGCCTGA
- a CDS encoding PrpF domain-containing protein produces MKIEAEWMRGGTSKCWVFETETLNETSIDLDELLPRLFGSPDSRQIDGVGGATSTTSKAMILRRPSDPSVDVEFTFAQVGIEEATVDWGSNCGNCSAVVGLYAIEKGWVTPKGDTTRIVTRNTNTGQLIIQQVATPSGALPIVPDAHMPGVAFPGFKVGLGFQDPAGKTTGELLPTGTASETVLAGGKSWTVSMVDAGAPVVIVRAEDLGLDISRYDTWTEHVEQHLETLDAIRRQAAVRMGMAATPAQAARAVPKLAIVGAPGDSGPDCDVNVMMLSMGKPHPALAITGSIALTLAARTPGTVLNAITGNAVHPTLKLRTPAGVIETWSEEHQGSILVGVDRTARTIATSIIHLPETLGNAVEASLETATR; encoded by the coding sequence ATGAAGATAGAAGCGGAATGGATGCGTGGAGGCACCAGCAAGTGCTGGGTCTTCGAGACCGAAACCCTGAACGAAACGAGCATCGACCTTGACGAATTGCTTCCACGACTTTTTGGAAGCCCCGATTCACGGCAAATCGACGGGGTGGGCGGCGCTACCTCCACCACCAGCAAGGCGATGATCCTTCGCCGCCCTTCAGACCCCTCCGTTGATGTGGAATTCACTTTCGCCCAGGTAGGGATCGAAGAAGCCACCGTGGACTGGGGCAGCAACTGCGGAAACTGCTCAGCAGTAGTGGGTCTCTATGCCATCGAAAAGGGCTGGGTCACCCCAAAGGGAGACACCACTCGAATTGTCACCCGCAATACCAACACCGGGCAGCTCATCATCCAACAGGTGGCCACTCCCTCCGGAGCCTTGCCCATCGTTCCGGACGCGCACATGCCAGGCGTTGCCTTTCCCGGTTTCAAAGTGGGCCTCGGCTTCCAGGACCCGGCAGGCAAGACCACCGGAGAGCTGCTACCCACGGGGACGGCAAGCGAAACGGTCCTTGCCGGCGGGAAATCCTGGACAGTATCGATGGTGGATGCCGGCGCCCCGGTCGTCATCGTCCGTGCCGAAGACCTCGGACTCGACATATCCCGCTACGACACGTGGACGGAACACGTGGAGCAGCATCTGGAAACACTGGACGCCATTCGCCGCCAGGCAGCAGTGCGCATGGGGATGGCAGCGACTCCTGCGCAAGCAGCCCGCGCCGTACCCAAGTTGGCAATCGTCGGCGCTCCCGGCGATTCAGGTCCGGACTGCGACGTCAACGTCATGATGCTCTCCATGGGCAAGCCGCATCCAGCCTTGGCCATCACCGGCAGCATCGCCCTGACGCTCGCCGCACGCACACCCGGAACAGTACTCAACGCCATCACCGGCAACGCAGTCCATCCAACGCTGAAGCTCCGCACACCTGCCGGTGTCATCGAAACCTGGAGCGAGGAGCACCAAGGCTCCATCCTGGTAGGCGTTGACCGGACAGCCCGCACCATCGCCACCAGCATCATCCACCTCCCGGAGACTCTCGGCAACGCCGTCGAAGCCTCACTGGAAACAGCCACTCGATGA
- a CDS encoding Gfo/Idh/MocA family protein produces MNTPFATIPDDGNRLRVIVVGAGGMGQAWLRTVEESPLVDLVGIVDLDLEAARAAAASLGRPDLPVGARTAQLASDVGAQAVINVTVPAAHHPVTTEALAAGLPVLGEKPVASTVAQGLSLAAAAELHGQLFMVSQSRRYNKHLFEAKHLSSSLGPVGIVSAEFFKAPHFGGFRDAMDHPLLLDMAIHQFDMARFLLDADPVSVFCEEYNPSWSWYRGDAGATAIFEMSGGERFVFTGSWCSPGQETSWNASWRISGEHGTVLWDGDTQPTSSLPGTFEPQEDPGQEIAGSLRDFVSAVRTGSNPMGRVHRNIMSLAMVEAAILSASSGARISVDELLEDSYQQALRAERDPDVRGVLQSWTSVRNALTGQSVRL; encoded by the coding sequence GTGAACACCCCCTTTGCCACCATCCCAGACGACGGGAACCGCCTTCGCGTCATCGTTGTCGGCGCCGGAGGGATGGGCCAGGCATGGCTCCGTACCGTGGAGGAATCGCCACTGGTGGATCTCGTCGGCATCGTCGACCTGGACCTTGAAGCCGCGCGTGCGGCTGCCGCGTCCTTGGGCCGTCCCGACCTCCCGGTCGGTGCACGCACCGCGCAGTTGGCGTCCGACGTCGGCGCCCAGGCAGTCATCAACGTCACCGTCCCGGCGGCCCATCACCCGGTCACCACCGAAGCGCTGGCTGCCGGACTGCCGGTCCTCGGCGAAAAGCCCGTGGCGTCCACCGTGGCGCAGGGTCTTTCCCTGGCAGCGGCCGCGGAACTGCATGGCCAGTTGTTCATGGTCAGCCAGTCACGCCGCTACAACAAGCACCTGTTTGAGGCCAAGCATCTGTCATCGTCCCTGGGGCCGGTCGGCATCGTCTCAGCCGAGTTCTTCAAGGCACCGCACTTCGGCGGGTTCCGTGACGCGATGGACCATCCGCTCCTGCTCGACATGGCCATACACCAATTCGACATGGCCCGCTTCCTCCTCGACGCCGATCCCGTCTCCGTGTTCTGCGAGGAATACAACCCTTCCTGGAGCTGGTATCGCGGCGACGCCGGGGCCACCGCGATCTTCGAAATGAGCGGCGGCGAGCGTTTCGTGTTCACCGGCAGCTGGTGCAGCCCGGGACAGGAAACGTCCTGGAACGCCTCGTGGCGCATCAGCGGCGAACACGGAACTGTGCTCTGGGACGGTGACACGCAACCAACTTCCTCGCTTCCCGGCACCTTCGAACCACAAGAGGATCCGGGACAGGAAATCGCTGGGTCATTGCGCGACTTCGTCTCCGCTGTCCGCACTGGAAGCAACCCCATGGGACGCGTCCACCGGAACATCATGAGCCTGGCCATGGTCGAAGCAGCCATCCTCAGCGCTTCTTCGGGTGCCCGCATCTCCGTGGATGAACTGCTGGAAGACTCCTACCAACAGGCGCTCCGCGCCGAGCGGGACCCCGACGTCCGGGGGGTCCTGCAATCGTGGACCTCGGTACGCAACGCGTTGACGGGTCAAAGCGTCAGGCTGTAG
- a CDS encoding aspartate ammonia-lyase has protein sequence MSTSTGHETRIRIERDSLGSLAVPTSALWGIHTERAILNFPISGIQLGTHRHLVRALAVVKKAAALTNTELGLIPDDIGLAIASACDAVASGEVDDAFPVDVIQGGAGTSTNMNANEVIANLALESLGHPRGSYEVIDPIGHVNKCQSTNDVYPTAVRLALVFALEDLLKQLALLSESFAERGHAFADIPKIGRTQLQDAVPMTLGQEFTAFAVTLEEDQRRLREAAALLRECSLGATAIGTGITADPRYVERVIDKLSAVSGVQLTRAHDFVEATWDTGAFMTFSGALKRTAIKLSKICSDLRLLSSGPQTGLAEIRLPPRQAGSSIMPGKVNPVIPEVINQIAFLVAGADVTVTMAADNGQLQLNAFEPVIAHALLQSLSWLTNGCDVLRELCVSGVEANEALLRSRARASTAQATALLPVLGYAVAAGVAHRALVSGQSVFDIAVSEGLLQPEQAERLMAIDSCGDAISVVTACQ, from the coding sequence ATGAGCACCAGCACCGGACATGAAACCAGGATCAGGATCGAACGGGACAGCCTGGGCTCCTTGGCCGTTCCTACATCTGCCCTCTGGGGCATCCACACCGAACGGGCGATCCTCAATTTCCCCATCAGCGGCATCCAGCTCGGAACCCACCGTCACCTCGTCCGCGCCCTCGCGGTTGTGAAGAAGGCCGCGGCCCTGACCAACACCGAGCTGGGCCTGATCCCGGACGATATTGGCCTGGCGATCGCCTCGGCCTGCGACGCAGTAGCCTCCGGCGAGGTCGACGATGCGTTCCCCGTGGACGTCATCCAGGGCGGGGCAGGAACCTCGACGAACATGAACGCCAACGAGGTCATCGCCAACCTGGCCCTGGAGTCCCTGGGTCACCCCCGGGGGTCCTACGAAGTGATCGACCCGATCGGGCACGTCAACAAATGCCAGTCCACCAACGACGTCTACCCGACAGCCGTGCGCTTGGCCCTCGTGTTCGCACTCGAAGACCTGCTGAAACAACTGGCCCTGTTGTCCGAATCGTTCGCCGAACGCGGCCACGCGTTCGCGGACATCCCCAAAATCGGACGCACGCAATTGCAGGACGCGGTGCCCATGACGCTCGGGCAGGAATTCACTGCCTTTGCTGTCACGCTCGAGGAAGACCAGCGCCGCCTTCGCGAAGCAGCCGCCCTGCTGCGCGAATGCAGCTTGGGCGCCACAGCGATCGGCACCGGCATCACCGCGGACCCGCGGTATGTGGAGCGGGTCATCGACAAGCTTTCTGCGGTCAGCGGGGTCCAGTTGACCCGTGCCCACGATTTTGTTGAAGCAACCTGGGATACCGGGGCGTTCATGACGTTCTCCGGGGCACTCAAACGCACTGCCATCAAGCTCTCCAAAATCTGCAGTGACCTGCGCCTGCTATCCAGCGGACCCCAGACAGGGCTCGCTGAGATCCGGCTGCCTCCGCGGCAAGCGGGCTCCTCGATCATGCCTGGAAAGGTCAACCCGGTCATCCCCGAGGTCATCAATCAGATTGCGTTCTTAGTCGCTGGCGCCGATGTCACTGTCACCATGGCAGCCGACAACGGACAGCTCCAGCTGAACGCGTTCGAGCCGGTCATCGCCCACGCCTTGCTGCAGTCACTGAGTTGGCTGACCAACGGCTGCGACGTCCTGCGCGAGCTATGCGTCTCCGGCGTCGAAGCCAACGAAGCGCTGCTTCGGTCCAGGGCACGCGCGTCCACGGCCCAGGCCACGGCACTGCTGCCCGTCCTGGGGTACGCGGTGGCAGCCGGGGTCGCCCACAGGGCACTCGTCTCGGGGCAGAGTGTCTTCGACATCGCTGTCAGTGAGGGCCTGCTCCAGCCCGAGCAGGCGGAAAGATTGATGGCCATCGATTCCTGCGGGGATGCGATCAGCGTGGTGACTGCCTGTCAATGA
- the arr gene encoding NAD(+)--rifampin ADP-ribosyltransferase, protein MNELPDTGPFFHGTKARLRTGDLLRAGFRSNYRPEVVMNHIYFTALRDGAGLAAELAAGEGEPRVYEVEPTGTFEDDPNVTDKKFPGNPTRSYRSTAPLRVVGEVTDWTRLAPEALQAWKDRLAAILADDRGEIIN, encoded by the coding sequence GTGAACGAGCTTCCGGATACTGGCCCCTTTTTTCACGGCACTAAAGCCAGGCTCCGCACAGGAGACCTGCTGCGGGCGGGCTTCAGGTCGAACTACCGTCCCGAAGTAGTGATGAACCATATCTATTTCACGGCGCTGCGGGACGGGGCAGGTCTCGCTGCGGAACTCGCGGCCGGTGAGGGTGAGCCGCGGGTGTACGAGGTGGAGCCGACCGGGACGTTCGAGGACGATCCAAACGTCACGGACAAGAAATTTCCGGGAAATCCCACCAGGTCCTATCGGAGCACTGCACCGCTGAGGGTGGTCGGTGAGGTCACGGACTGGACGCGGCTCGCGCCGGAGGCCCTGCAAGCCTGGAAGGACCGCTTGGCAGCAATCCTTGCCGACGATCGCGGCGAGATTATCAACTGA
- a CDS encoding aldehyde dehydrogenase family protein: MPETAIAESPVKAVAEHLVVRNKFDGGPLATLPQCTEAEVRVELIRAAASAPAAAAMPRHERGRILDSAAELLQQRSQEVAELIVAEAGKTIKQARKEVSRAVNTLKLSAAETRRNVGEVVPFDSFAGSENRQGWFTREPLGLIAAITPYNDALNLVAHKLGPAIAGGNTVILKPSQLTPLTAILLVDLLREAGLPSDFVTVVLGDRTVAQTIISSKLVRMVSFTGGFATGRAIAANAGIKRLSMELGGNAPVIVFDDADIPAAVEASVSGSFWAAGQNCIGAQRILVQRPVFETFLEAFVTQTAALKTGDPRNEHTDVGPMISHDSAAEAKRKIDEAVAAGAKLLTGGTLDGPVLTPAVLTGVPRTCEAWSGELFAPVVLIEAFDTAEEAIELANDSEYALQAGVFTKDLNRALQTAKAIDAGGVMINDSSDYRHDAMPFGGSKYGSMGREGVHFAYEEMTQPKVIAIAS; the protein is encoded by the coding sequence GTGCCTGAGACAGCCATTGCCGAGTCTCCCGTGAAAGCCGTCGCCGAGCACTTGGTGGTGCGTAACAAGTTCGACGGCGGCCCCCTGGCCACCCTGCCCCAGTGCACTGAGGCGGAGGTACGTGTCGAGCTCATCCGTGCCGCGGCCTCCGCTCCGGCAGCGGCGGCCATGCCACGCCACGAGCGAGGCAGGATTCTGGATTCCGCTGCGGAACTGTTGCAGCAGCGGTCGCAAGAGGTCGCGGAGCTGATTGTCGCCGAGGCAGGGAAAACCATCAAGCAGGCCCGCAAGGAAGTCTCCCGCGCGGTGAACACGCTCAAGCTTTCAGCGGCGGAAACCCGCCGGAACGTCGGCGAAGTCGTCCCGTTCGATTCCTTCGCAGGTTCGGAGAACCGACAGGGCTGGTTCACCCGTGAACCACTCGGGCTCATCGCGGCGATTACGCCCTACAACGACGCGTTGAACCTGGTGGCCCACAAGCTCGGCCCTGCTATCGCCGGCGGCAACACGGTCATCCTCAAGCCCTCCCAACTGACACCCTTGACCGCCATTCTCCTGGTGGACCTGCTGCGTGAGGCCGGTCTTCCCTCAGACTTCGTCACCGTTGTCCTCGGTGACCGGACAGTCGCGCAAACCATCATCTCCTCCAAGCTGGTCCGCATGGTCTCGTTCACCGGAGGATTCGCCACGGGCCGGGCCATCGCCGCGAACGCCGGAATCAAGCGCCTTTCCATGGAACTTGGTGGTAATGCCCCCGTCATCGTCTTCGACGACGCCGACATCCCAGCAGCCGTCGAGGCCAGTGTGTCCGGTTCGTTCTGGGCAGCCGGCCAGAACTGCATCGGTGCGCAGCGGATCCTTGTCCAACGCCCAGTGTTCGAGACCTTTCTGGAGGCCTTTGTCACCCAAACCGCCGCGCTGAAAACCGGCGACCCCCGCAACGAACACACCGATGTCGGACCGATGATCAGCCACGACTCCGCCGCCGAAGCGAAACGGAAGATCGATGAGGCCGTAGCGGCCGGGGCGAAACTGCTGACCGGGGGGACCCTTGACGGGCCGGTCCTCACCCCTGCCGTGCTCACCGGGGTGCCCCGGACCTGCGAGGCCTGGAGCGGGGAACTGTTCGCACCTGTCGTCCTTATTGAAGCGTTCGACACCGCTGAGGAAGCCATCGAACTGGCCAACGACAGCGAGTACGCGCTGCAGGCCGGCGTGTTCACCAAGGACCTCAACCGGGCCTTGCAGACCGCCAAAGCCATCGACGCCGGCGGTGTCATGATCAACGATTCCTCCGACTACCGACACGATGCCATGCCGTTCGGCGGCTCGAAGTACGGCAGCATGGGCCGCGAAGGGGTCCACTTCGCCTACGAGGAAATGACCCAACCCAAAGTCATTGCGATCGCCTCATGA